The following are encoded together in the Kribbella voronezhensis genome:
- a CDS encoding sensor histidine kinase, which translates to MALFWRIFGLNALVLGAATALLLWAPVTVSVPVALTEAVVLIVGMVVMLVANAVLLQVGLAPLERVTRRMATVDLLRPGQRLSVAGHGGVPDLVRAFNDMLDRLENERATSSARALSAQEGERHRIAQELHDEVGQSMTAVLLELKRAADRTADPVLRTDLLHAQETTRSSLDDVRRLARRLRPGVLEDLGLISALTTLASDLSTHTGLAVHRHFASDLPRLDQPTELVLYRVAQESLTNVARHAEATEVSVRLDSAGDTVQLVICDNGRGIGLAHEGAGIRGMRERALLIGATLDLQSVPHGGLQVSLTVPLSPEGGSR; encoded by the coding sequence ATGGCCTTGTTCTGGCGGATCTTCGGACTGAATGCGTTGGTGCTCGGCGCTGCAACGGCGTTGCTGCTCTGGGCGCCCGTGACAGTGTCCGTGCCGGTGGCGCTGACCGAGGCGGTCGTACTGATCGTCGGCATGGTTGTGATGCTTGTCGCCAACGCCGTACTGCTGCAGGTCGGTCTGGCTCCGCTCGAGCGGGTCACCCGCCGGATGGCGACCGTCGACCTGCTCCGTCCGGGCCAGCGGCTCTCGGTGGCCGGGCACGGCGGCGTACCAGACCTCGTCCGGGCGTTCAACGACATGCTGGACCGGCTGGAGAACGAACGCGCCACCAGCAGCGCGCGTGCCCTGTCTGCCCAGGAAGGCGAACGACACCGGATCGCCCAGGAACTCCACGACGAGGTCGGCCAGAGCATGACCGCAGTACTGCTCGAACTGAAACGAGCCGCCGACCGCACCGCGGATCCAGTACTGCGAACCGATCTCCTGCATGCGCAGGAAACCACCCGGTCAAGCCTGGACGACGTACGCCGGCTCGCGCGCAGGCTGCGCCCCGGCGTACTGGAGGATCTGGGTCTCATCAGCGCACTGACCACGCTGGCCAGCGATCTGTCGACCCATACCGGGCTGGCGGTACACCGCCACTTCGCCTCCGATCTGCCCCGATTGGACCAGCCGACCGAACTGGTGCTTTACCGGGTCGCGCAGGAAAGTCTGACCAACGTCGCCCGGCACGCCGAGGCGACCGAGGTCTCGGTGCGGTTGGACAGCGCCGGCGATACCGTCCAGCTGGTGATCTGTGACAACGGCCGCGGTATCGGCCTCGCGCACGAAGGCGCCGGCATCCGCGGAATGCGCGAGCGTGCGCTGCTGATCGGAGCGACCCTGGACCTGCAGTCGGTTCCCCACGGCGGACTCCAGGTCAGCCTGACCGTACCGCTGTCCCCCGAAGGCGGATCACGGTGA
- a CDS encoding response regulator, producing the protein MTQQRQIRILLADDHALVRRGVRLILDSEPDLTVVAEAGDGAEAIAAAKRQPVDLAILDVAMPRLTGLQAARELSVLLPELRILMLSMYDDVQYLFQALRSGASGYVLKSVADRDLVEACRAAMRGEPFLYPGAVTALIRDYLDRVRRGESLPTQVLTAREEEVLKLVAEGNSSKEIAETLFISVKTVERHRANMLHKLGMRDRLDLTRYAIRAGLIEP; encoded by the coding sequence GTGACACAGCAGCGACAGATCCGCATCCTCCTCGCCGACGACCATGCGCTGGTACGGCGCGGCGTACGACTCATCCTCGACAGCGAACCCGACCTGACCGTCGTCGCCGAAGCCGGCGACGGCGCGGAAGCGATCGCCGCAGCCAAACGCCAGCCGGTCGACCTGGCGATCCTCGACGTCGCGATGCCGCGGCTGACCGGTCTGCAGGCAGCCCGCGAGTTGTCGGTTCTCCTTCCCGAGCTACGGATTTTGATGCTGTCGATGTACGACGACGTGCAGTACCTCTTCCAGGCGCTCCGATCCGGTGCCTCGGGCTACGTGCTCAAATCGGTCGCCGACCGCGACCTGGTGGAAGCGTGCCGGGCTGCCATGCGCGGCGAGCCCTTCCTCTATCCAGGCGCGGTCACCGCGCTGATCCGCGACTACCTGGACCGGGTACGGCGTGGCGAGAGCCTGCCGACGCAGGTCCTCACCGCCCGCGAGGAAGAGGTCCTGAAACTCGTTGCCGAGGGCAACTCCTCCAAGGAGATCGCGGAGACGCTGTTCATCAGTGTGAAGACCGTCGAGCGGCACCGCGCCAACATGCTCCACAAACTCGGCATGCGCGATCGGCTCGACCTCACCCGCTACGCCATCCGGGCAGGCCTGATCGAGCCCTGA
- the ygiD gene encoding 4,5-DOPA dioxygenase extradiol → MNRTRMPVAFLGHGNPMNALQTNRYTEAWRVFGASVPRPRAILVVSAHWYTNATAVTAMPRPRTIHDFYGFPEELFAVQYPAPGDPEVAELVADVCKPKWVGQDIDSWGIDHGTWSVLLHAFPDASIPVVQLSLNAFKSFHHHLELGRKLSPLRDEGVLIVGSGNIVHNLRAVDYRRPDSGYDWALRFDEAARALLEDSPSEVAALDAHPDFAQAVPTPDHFLPLLYAAGLAGDEAFDLLVDGHAAGSISMAAYTLGLDCDATVGSGAGPAAALPDGVPTTESNL, encoded by the coding sequence GTGAACAGAACCCGAATGCCCGTGGCTTTCCTCGGACACGGCAATCCGATGAACGCGCTGCAGACGAACCGCTATACCGAGGCCTGGCGGGTCTTCGGCGCATCGGTACCGCGACCTCGAGCGATCCTGGTCGTCTCCGCGCACTGGTACACCAATGCAACCGCGGTCACCGCGATGCCCCGGCCTCGCACGATCCACGATTTCTACGGATTCCCGGAAGAGTTGTTCGCGGTGCAGTACCCCGCGCCTGGGGACCCCGAGGTCGCCGAACTCGTGGCGGACGTCTGCAAGCCCAAGTGGGTGGGGCAGGACATCGACAGCTGGGGAATAGACCACGGCACCTGGTCGGTGCTCCTTCACGCCTTCCCGGACGCTTCCATCCCGGTCGTTCAGCTGTCTCTCAACGCGTTCAAGAGTTTCCACCACCACCTCGAACTCGGCCGCAAACTGAGCCCGCTCCGCGATGAAGGCGTTCTGATCGTTGGCAGTGGCAACATCGTGCACAACCTGCGCGCCGTCGATTACCGCAGACCGGACTCGGGGTACGACTGGGCGCTGCGTTTCGACGAAGCCGCTCGCGCGTTGCTCGAGGATTCGCCCTCGGAGGTGGCAGCTTTGGACGCTCATCCTGATTTCGCCCAGGCGGTTCCGACACCGGACCACTTCCTGCCTTTGCTCTACGCTGCTGGGCTCGCCGGCGACGAGGCGTTCGATCTCCTCGTCGATGGACATGCCGCCGGCTCGATCTCGATGGCCGCCTACACCCTGGGGCTGGACTGTGACGCGACCGTCGGCTCAGGAGCGGGGCCCGCCGCCGCACTGCCCGACGGCGTACCGACGACTGAAAGCAACCTCTGA
- a CDS encoding PucR family transcriptional regulator produces MSEPGRPRWPGSGAANSADEAWLTAIAQAAAGDSQAPLELLVEYLTLLADAAISGRRPREHELAIVRELGRRAAEQGIPAGRVVDLYLSAAWRMWRDLPDVVPYRDRDTVRASAQAVLRAVGEAIAVLVDSYQLATQQLVRQEEALRRELVDDLLRGDPDVARMVERAEPFGLDLGRPHQVVLARPADGLPEGDTSATMLELFILDRFGDREVLVATKEGLLVVLIPATAPSTAPRTIDKSVGDLIHDALIRHRPGRVWRVAAGRAYPGSYGIARSYEEAREALTLADRLRLDTAVVDARDMLVYRVLIRDQAAIVDLIQAVLGPLTQARGGADPLLQTLEAYFATGEVATEAARRLNVSVRTVTYRLDKVKALTGHDPGDPAQRFTLHIAVLGARLLDWPARDLPSGAEAHA; encoded by the coding sequence ATGAGCGAGCCCGGGAGACCGCGGTGGCCGGGCTCCGGTGCCGCGAACAGCGCGGACGAAGCGTGGCTGACGGCGATCGCGCAAGCAGCCGCTGGAGACTCCCAGGCACCCTTGGAGCTTCTGGTCGAATACCTCACCCTGCTCGCGGACGCTGCCATCTCCGGGCGTCGGCCACGCGAGCACGAACTGGCGATCGTGCGTGAACTCGGACGTCGCGCTGCCGAACAGGGCATCCCGGCCGGGCGGGTGGTCGATCTTTACCTGTCCGCTGCCTGGCGGATGTGGCGCGACCTCCCCGACGTCGTGCCATACCGCGACCGCGACACTGTCCGCGCCTCCGCCCAGGCCGTACTGCGTGCTGTCGGTGAAGCGATCGCCGTACTGGTCGACAGCTATCAGCTTGCGACTCAGCAGTTGGTCCGGCAGGAGGAAGCGCTGCGCCGGGAACTGGTCGACGACCTGTTGCGCGGCGACCCCGACGTCGCCCGGATGGTCGAACGGGCCGAACCCTTCGGGCTCGATCTCGGCCGGCCGCACCAGGTCGTCCTGGCTCGCCCCGCCGACGGTCTTCCCGAAGGCGACACCAGCGCGACCATGCTGGAACTGTTCATCCTTGACCGTTTCGGCGACCGCGAGGTGCTCGTCGCGACCAAAGAGGGCCTCCTCGTGGTCCTGATCCCAGCCACCGCCCCCAGCACGGCTCCGCGGACCATCGACAAGAGCGTCGGGGATCTGATCCACGACGCGTTGATCCGGCACCGGCCCGGCCGAGTGTGGCGGGTCGCCGCCGGCCGTGCCTACCCCGGCTCATACGGCATCGCCCGCTCCTACGAAGAGGCCCGGGAAGCGCTGACGCTGGCTGACCGGTTGCGGCTCGACACCGCCGTCGTCGACGCTCGCGACATGCTCGTGTACCGGGTTCTGATCCGCGACCAGGCCGCCATCGTCGATCTCATCCAGGCCGTCCTCGGCCCGCTGACCCAGGCCCGCGGCGGCGCAGACCCGTTGTTGCAGACCCTCGAGGCGTACTTCGCGACCGGCGAGGTCGCCACCGAGGCAGCCCGGCGCCTGAACGTGTCGGTCCGCACCGTCACCTACCGGCTGGACAAGGTCAAGGCCCTGACCGGGCACGACCCGGGCGACCCCGCACAGCGGTTCACGCTGCACATCGCAGTCCTCGGCGCACGACTTCTCGACTGGCCGGCCCGTGACCTCCCATCCGGCGCGGAGGCCCACGCCTAA
- the ctaD gene encoding aa3-type cytochrome oxidase subunit I has translation MNQRRPPVRWAARTARRRRPLGRAVVRVLTTTDHKLIGHLYLITSFAFFLIGGVMALVIRAELAKPGLQIVNEEVYNQLFTMHGTIMLLLFATPLFVGFANVIMPVQIGAPDVAFPRLNMLSYWLFLFGGLIAFSGFFTPGGAASFGWTGYAPLSNAVRSPGVGGDLWIMGLWLAGLGTILGAVNFITTVITMRAPGMTMFRMPIFTWNVFITSMMVLIAFPILAGALLMLEADRALGAHVFDAANGGPMLWQHLFWFFGHPEVYIIALPFFGIITEILPVFSRKPVFGYIGLVGATLAIAMLSATVWAHHMFVTGAVSLPFFSFMSFLIAVPTGVKFFNWIGTMWGGSVSFDTPMLWSLGFLTTFLFGGLTGVILASPVLDYQVTDTYFVVAHFHYVVFGTVVFAMFAGFYFWWPKMTGRMLNERLGKLHFWMLFVGFHMTFLVQHWLGVEGMPRRYASYGANEGFTTLNQVSSIGAFILGASTLPFLYNIYKSRRSPRVGVDDPWGWGRSLEWATSCPPPRHNFVELPRIRSESPAFDRHHPELALAEYRDSGAPRDNLLDAGEDDGRVESLEESIEQQRLEAPGHDAGSTG, from the coding sequence ATGAACCAACGACGGCCGCCGGTGAGATGGGCAGCGAGAACGGCGAGACGTCGGCGGCCGTTGGGTCGTGCGGTGGTCCGGGTTCTCACCACCACCGATCACAAGCTGATCGGTCACCTGTACCTGATCACGTCGTTCGCGTTCTTCCTGATCGGTGGCGTGATGGCACTGGTCATCCGGGCCGAGCTGGCCAAACCGGGTCTGCAGATCGTGAACGAGGAGGTCTACAACCAGCTCTTCACCATGCACGGCACGATCATGCTGCTGCTGTTCGCGACGCCACTGTTCGTCGGCTTCGCGAACGTGATCATGCCGGTCCAGATCGGCGCCCCCGACGTCGCCTTCCCGCGACTCAACATGCTCAGCTACTGGCTGTTCCTGTTCGGCGGGCTCATCGCGTTCAGTGGCTTCTTCACTCCCGGTGGTGCGGCGAGCTTCGGCTGGACGGGTTACGCCCCACTGTCGAATGCGGTCCGTTCGCCGGGCGTCGGCGGCGACCTGTGGATCATGGGTCTCTGGCTTGCTGGTCTGGGGACCATTCTTGGTGCGGTCAACTTCATCACCACCGTGATCACCATGCGTGCGCCCGGGATGACGATGTTCCGGATGCCGATCTTCACCTGGAACGTCTTCATCACGTCGATGATGGTGCTGATCGCCTTCCCGATCCTGGCCGGTGCGCTGTTGATGCTGGAGGCGGATCGGGCCTTGGGGGCTCACGTCTTCGATGCCGCGAACGGCGGTCCGATGCTGTGGCAGCACCTGTTCTGGTTCTTCGGGCACCCCGAGGTGTACATCATCGCGCTGCCGTTCTTCGGCATCATCACCGAGATCCTGCCGGTGTTCAGCCGCAAACCCGTCTTCGGCTACATCGGCCTGGTCGGCGCCACTCTCGCGATCGCCATGTTGTCAGCCACTGTCTGGGCACATCACATGTTCGTCACCGGGGCTGTCAGCCTGCCGTTCTTCTCCTTCATGTCTTTCTTGATCGCGGTCCCGACCGGGGTGAAGTTCTTCAACTGGATCGGGACGATGTGGGGCGGCTCGGTGTCGTTCGACACCCCGATGCTGTGGTCGCTCGGATTCCTGACCACTTTCCTCTTCGGCGGCCTGACCGGCGTCATCCTCGCTTCACCCGTCCTGGACTACCAGGTCACCGACACCTACTTCGTGGTCGCGCATTTCCACTACGTCGTGTTCGGCACGGTGGTGTTCGCGATGTTCGCGGGCTTCTACTTCTGGTGGCCCAAGATGACCGGCCGGATGCTGAACGAGAGACTCGGCAAGCTGCACTTCTGGATGTTGTTCGTCGGCTTCCACATGACCTTCCTGGTGCAGCACTGGCTGGGCGTCGAGGGGATGCCGCGGCGCTACGCGTCGTACGGGGCCAATGAGGGCTTCACCACGCTCAACCAGGTGTCCAGCATCGGCGCGTTCATTCTCGGTGCCTCGACCTTGCCGTTCCTCTACAACATCTACAAGTCACGCAGGTCACCGCGGGTCGGCGTCGATGATCCGTGGGGTTGGGGCCGTTCGTTGGAGTGGGCCACCAGCTGCCCGCCACCACGGCACAACTTCGTCGAGCTGCCACGGATCCGGTCCGAGAGCCCTGCTTTCGACCGGCACCACCCCGAGCTGGCGCTCGCGGAGTACCGCGACAGCGGCGCGCCACGCGACAACCTTCTGGATGCCGGCGAGGACGACGGAAGGGTGGAGAGCCTGGAAGAGAGCATTGAGCAGCAACGTCTCGAGGCGCCAGGTCATGACGCTGGCTCCACCGGGTGA
- a CDS encoding universal stress protein, with protein MTKTTAGVNHGRRPVLVGVDGSVSAQAALAWAAAEASYRRCPLRIVHTFTWPMIGDPFGLNLAEPMNDGLRTAAGWILGEAENQARHAAPDIKVTAALFAAGAVPTLLSQAQDADLVVVGSRGIGGFRGLLVGSVSSTVAAHAPCPVVVVHPHRDGTAFPASPTGRIVVGVDGSDVSAAAIRFAFQEAARRRVGVTAVHAAMPTRQHPSLRVPADIVEQVERQLFAEAMDSKRILVSGIDVKTKLVHSHPVQALLDEADGAELLVVGSHGRGGFTGMLLGSVSQAVLHHAPCPVAVVHRTKAKKPSPARPRMLQIAAPGHFADLKELS; from the coding sequence ATGACCAAGACAACTGCTGGAGTCAACCACGGCCGTCGGCCGGTCCTGGTGGGTGTCGACGGCTCGGTGTCCGCACAGGCCGCGCTCGCCTGGGCGGCCGCCGAGGCGTCGTACCGACGCTGCCCGCTGCGGATCGTTCACACTTTCACCTGGCCGATGATCGGCGACCCGTTCGGGCTGAACCTCGCCGAACCGATGAACGACGGTCTCCGGACCGCGGCCGGCTGGATCCTTGGCGAGGCGGAGAACCAGGCGCGCCACGCTGCGCCCGACATCAAGGTCACGGCTGCGCTGTTTGCCGCCGGCGCCGTACCGACGCTGCTGAGCCAGGCACAGGACGCCGATCTGGTCGTTGTGGGCAGCCGGGGAATCGGCGGCTTCCGCGGTCTGCTGGTGGGCTCTGTCAGCTCCACCGTGGCCGCGCATGCCCCGTGCCCGGTGGTCGTCGTCCACCCGCACCGAGACGGCACCGCATTCCCCGCCTCCCCGACCGGCCGGATCGTCGTCGGCGTCGACGGATCGGACGTCTCGGCCGCGGCGATCCGGTTCGCGTTCCAGGAGGCCGCGCGCCGACGTGTCGGAGTCACCGCAGTGCACGCCGCGATGCCGACCCGCCAGCATCCATCGCTGCGCGTCCCCGCGGACATTGTCGAGCAGGTGGAGCGGCAACTGTTCGCCGAAGCGATGGACAGCAAGCGGATCCTCGTCTCAGGTATCGACGTGAAGACGAAACTTGTCCACAGCCACCCGGTCCAGGCTCTGCTCGACGAAGCCGACGGCGCCGAGCTGCTGGTCGTCGGGTCACACGGGCGCGGCGGCTTCACCGGCATGCTGCTGGGCTCGGTGAGCCAGGCCGTGCTGCACCACGCCCCCTGCCCCGTCGCGGTCGTGCACCGAACCAAGGCCAAGAAGCCCTCGCCTGCGCGGCCACGCATGCTCCAGATCGCCGCACCGGGCCACTTTGCAGACCTGAAGGAACTGTCATGA
- a CDS encoding TetR/AcrR family transcriptional regulator has protein sequence MPHSTSGRGRPRLESTDQRIVQAARELLRLKGPAAVNIDSVAARSGVARTTIYRRYRSRDELMNAILEDLIDPAPLAPDLPVDVKLRWVLERISDILENRLGPGATAAIIADSDPEFTAAVRSRLAARLSSLADLMNSDIKAGRLQSTIDPDTILGILVGTYLAEVLRFGSPREGWMDRAIAHLAPAVTKN, from the coding sequence ATGCCCCACAGCACATCGGGACGCGGCCGGCCCCGCCTCGAGTCGACAGACCAGCGCATCGTCCAGGCGGCGCGCGAACTGCTGCGTCTCAAGGGGCCCGCCGCGGTGAACATCGATTCCGTCGCAGCCCGGTCCGGTGTGGCCCGGACCACGATCTACCGCCGCTACCGCAGCCGGGACGAATTGATGAACGCGATCCTGGAGGACCTCATCGACCCGGCGCCGCTGGCACCCGACCTTCCGGTCGACGTGAAGCTGCGATGGGTCCTGGAGCGGATCAGCGACATCTTGGAGAACCGGCTCGGGCCGGGTGCTACCGCCGCGATCATCGCCGACAGCGATCCAGAGTTCACGGCCGCTGTCCGATCACGGCTGGCCGCCCGACTGAGTTCGCTCGCCGACCTGATGAACAGCGACATCAAGGCCGGGCGCCTGCAGTCGACGATCGATCCCGACACGATCCTCGGCATCCTGGTCGGCACCTACCTCGCAGAGGTCCTCAGGTTCGGCTCGCCGCGCGAGGGATGGATGGACCGCGCGATAGCGCATCTGGCTCCCGCGGTGACAAAGAACTGA
- a CDS encoding universal stress protein — MEKIVVGVDGSQPAQRGLEWAVAQASVRGARLVVVHAWQPSAAVMSPYGATLADPVSLADTARAILADSVASVDTTSLAIVPELRLVQGPAAPALIDAARGGALLVVGSRGRGGFAGLLLGSVSQQIAQHATVPVVIVPPGTTNSRAEAAGGGRVGAPHR, encoded by the coding sequence ATGGAAAAGATAGTGGTTGGCGTCGACGGCAGTCAGCCGGCACAGCGCGGACTCGAGTGGGCGGTGGCACAAGCCTCGGTGCGTGGCGCGCGGCTTGTCGTAGTACATGCGTGGCAGCCATCTGCCGCCGTGATGTCACCGTACGGCGCGACGCTGGCCGACCCCGTCTCACTGGCCGACACGGCGCGAGCGATCCTTGCTGATTCCGTCGCATCGGTAGACACGACCAGCCTCGCGATCGTGCCTGAACTGCGACTCGTCCAAGGACCTGCCGCACCGGCCCTGATCGATGCCGCTCGTGGTGGTGCATTGCTCGTCGTCGGTTCACGCGGACGAGGCGGCTTCGCCGGGCTCCTGCTGGGCTCGGTCAGCCAGCAAATCGCTCAACATGCGACCGTGCCGGTGGTAATCGTTCCTCCGGGTACGACGAACTCCCGAGCAGAGGCAGCTGGAGGTGGCCGGGTGGGTGCGCCGCATCGGTGA
- a CDS encoding FAD-dependent oxidoreductase, translated as MAIRHHRRTQPPSRAGNRCPIFYATGYVAKSVGATELWGAGAFRARGRTETDLEDSMVNSSTQLRGSIGSVAELGIPDEVDVAIVGSGGAGLMAALTAAKEGARVLVVESRELVGGATGISAGAAWIPNHGFSTDDLKVTDDLDRARRYIYGEGRDKILDHALVEQFLQTGPEVARFIEEHTSFGWIPTIWPDYRSDIDGASVGRALFPGPYSPDGLGEAAKYVRPALTTGMAKNPLPFWLLGGIGIEDVWLAGPALVGALLEAGLRNGVDVRVEAPAVRLITDGPTVRGVVIRSDGVEHAVRAGKGVILASGGFESSPEVTTAYLGAPFRVQVSPKGHDGIAVQLAQEVGADLTGVEDAWWMPAVQLPGEELEGRPLSRVFLGERALPHSIMVNSKGERFANEALPYDQLGKLMREVDSGTGAMPNATAWLIFDQTYWTKFGIFGIPPGGEVPDYLERADTLSELAAKIGVDELGLLRTVDRFNPEAAHARDPQFHRGDTVFDRYFGAFYPRLGTYSPDALFPAATAKARVRVAAAIGPILSKLAGRVAKKNDPERMRSIVVGPLAKIIRPVLKSPKSSVLGPVDTAPYYALKVEASALGTVGGPKTDALGRALNTDGRIIPGLYAAGNAGGAPTKGFYGGAGGTISLGLVFGHLAGREAGRR; from the coding sequence GTGGCCATCCGCCACCATCGGCGGACACAACCACCCTCACGTGCCGGGAATAGATGCCCGATCTTTTACGCTACAGGCTATGTAGCGAAAAGCGTCGGAGCAACGGAGCTCTGGGGCGCAGGCGCCTTCCGAGCAAGAGGGCGAACGGAAACGGATCTGGAGGACTCAATGGTGAACAGTTCGACTCAACTGCGCGGCTCGATCGGCAGCGTGGCCGAGCTCGGCATTCCTGACGAGGTCGACGTGGCAATCGTCGGGTCGGGCGGGGCCGGGCTGATGGCGGCACTCACCGCCGCGAAAGAGGGGGCTCGCGTCCTCGTTGTGGAGTCGCGGGAACTCGTCGGTGGCGCCACCGGTATTTCGGCGGGCGCGGCATGGATCCCCAACCATGGCTTCTCCACCGACGACCTCAAGGTGACCGACGACCTGGACCGGGCCCGGCGCTACATCTACGGCGAGGGCAGAGACAAGATTCTTGATCACGCCCTGGTGGAGCAGTTCCTGCAGACCGGTCCCGAGGTCGCCCGCTTCATCGAAGAGCACACGTCGTTCGGTTGGATCCCGACGATCTGGCCGGACTACCGTTCCGACATCGACGGTGCGTCCGTCGGGCGGGCACTCTTTCCAGGCCCCTACTCCCCCGACGGCCTTGGCGAGGCCGCGAAGTACGTGCGACCGGCCCTGACGACCGGAATGGCCAAGAACCCGCTTCCGTTCTGGCTGCTGGGCGGCATCGGTATCGAGGACGTCTGGCTCGCCGGTCCGGCGTTGGTCGGAGCCTTGCTCGAAGCCGGCCTGCGCAATGGTGTCGACGTACGCGTCGAGGCGCCCGCGGTCCGGCTCATCACCGATGGCCCGACCGTGCGAGGTGTTGTGATCCGGTCCGACGGCGTTGAGCACGCAGTACGTGCCGGCAAGGGCGTCATCCTGGCCAGCGGTGGGTTCGAGAGCTCGCCTGAAGTCACCACGGCGTACCTCGGCGCGCCTTTCCGCGTACAGGTTTCTCCCAAGGGCCACGATGGCATCGCTGTGCAGCTGGCTCAGGAGGTGGGGGCGGATCTGACCGGCGTGGAGGACGCGTGGTGGATGCCTGCCGTTCAGTTGCCCGGTGAGGAACTGGAGGGTCGCCCGCTCAGTCGGGTCTTCCTGGGCGAGCGCGCGCTGCCACACAGCATCATGGTCAACAGCAAGGGCGAGCGCTTCGCGAACGAGGCCCTCCCGTACGACCAACTCGGCAAGCTCATGCGAGAGGTCGACAGCGGCACGGGTGCCATGCCGAACGCCACGGCATGGCTGATCTTCGACCAGACCTACTGGACGAAATTCGGGATCTTCGGCATCCCACCGGGTGGAGAGGTGCCTGACTACCTCGAGCGTGCCGACACCCTCTCGGAACTCGCCGCCAAGATCGGCGTCGACGAGTTGGGGCTGCTTCGCACGGTCGATCGTTTCAACCCCGAGGCGGCTCACGCTCGCGACCCGCAATTCCACCGCGGCGACACGGTTTTCGACCGGTACTTCGGTGCCTTCTACCCCAGGTTGGGCACGTATTCGCCCGACGCGCTGTTCCCCGCCGCCACCGCGAAGGCACGGGTGCGCGTCGCCGCGGCGATCGGACCGATCCTCAGCAAGCTCGCGGGGCGGGTGGCCAAGAAGAACGATCCCGAACGCATGCGATCAATCGTGGTGGGGCCGTTGGCGAAAATCATCCGGCCTGTGCTGAAGAGCCCGAAGTCGAGCGTGCTCGGGCCGGTGGACACCGCGCCGTACTATGCGCTCAAAGTCGAGGCGAGCGCGCTCGGCACTGTAGGCGGTCCGAAGACGGACGCACTGGGACGCGCCCTGAACACTGACGGACGGATCATCCCCGGCCTGTACGCCGCCGGCAACGCGGGTGGCGCACCCACGAAGGGCTTCTACGGAGGCGCCGGAGGCACCATCTCGCTGGGCCTCGTCTTCGGCCACCTCGCTGGACGAGAAGCTGGCCGGCGATAG
- a CDS encoding VOC family protein translates to MAFNDAATPATAEPGHLAGKEDLAGTGEPASLSLASAVMFVSDLDRAVAFYAELLAWTVAVHDLDAALLTCPDGFQLYLRGRGPRAAFHGLGHIGVQYLIWTAPSESELDRCEQVLRQQSSQVTRSTLDGFTVLEGRGPDNAPILIAHPGPREAPRHQVMRRIYRW, encoded by the coding sequence ATGGCCTTCAACGACGCAGCCACGCCCGCCACAGCTGAGCCTGGTCACCTCGCCGGCAAGGAAGACCTGGCCGGAACAGGAGAGCCGGCGAGTTTGAGCCTGGCCTCCGCGGTGATGTTTGTGTCCGACCTGGACCGGGCGGTCGCTTTCTACGCAGAACTGCTGGCGTGGACAGTCGCCGTCCACGACCTCGACGCCGCGCTGCTTACCTGCCCCGATGGCTTCCAGCTCTACCTGCGCGGCCGCGGCCCCAGGGCCGCCTTTCACGGGCTCGGGCACATCGGCGTGCAGTACCTCATCTGGACCGCGCCGAGCGAGAGTGAACTGGACCGGTGCGAACAAGTACTGAGGCAACAGTCCAGCCAGGTGACGCGTTCAACCCTCGATGGGTTCACCGTTCTTGAGGGCCGTGGACCCGACAACGCCCCGATCCTGATCGCGCACCCCGGGCCGCGGGAAGCGCCGCGGCATCAGGTCATGCGACGGATCTACCGGTGGTGA